Proteins from a genomic interval of Colletotrichum higginsianum IMI 349063 chromosome 6, whole genome shotgun sequence:
- a CDS encoding DnaJ domain-containing protein — MFVRGAALMLLLLCLVQLALCAEDYYNVLGIGRSASDREIKSAYRKLSKKYHPDKNPGDDTAKDKFVEVSEAYEALIDPETRKIYDKHGHEGLKQQQQGGGFHRHDPFDVFSRFFGGGGHFGGHGQRRGQDINVRVGISLRDFYNGVNTEFQWDKQHICEDCGGTGSADGTVDTCGVCQGRGMRIVKHQLAPGMFQQVQMQCDACGGRGKSIKHKCRTCGGERVVRKPTAVQLTVTRGAARDSQIVYENEADASPDYVAGNLVVTLAEKEPELEQDNPDRVDGIFFQRKDNDLFWTEVLSLREAWMGDWTRNLTHLDGHIVRLGRDRGQVVQSGHVETVKGEGMPVYHDDGDSVYHQTEFGNLYVKYVVVLPDQMESGMEKEFWALFEKWRRKIGVDLHKDTGRPEKPVVHDEL; from the exons ATGTTCGTCCGTGGGGCAGCACtcatgctgctgctcctctGCCTCGTCCAGCTGGCTCTCTGCGCCGAGGACTACTATAacgtcctcggcatcggcaggTCTGCCTCGGATCGAGAGATCAAGTCTGCCTACCGCAAACTGAGCAAGAAATACCACCCCGATAAGAATCC TGGCGACGACACGGCAAAGGACAAGTTTGTCGAAGTCTCGGAAGCATACGAAGCCCTCATCGACCCCGAAACCCGCAAGATCTACGACAAGCACGGCCACGAGGGCCTcaagcagcaacagcaaggCGGCGGCTTCCACCGCCACGACCCCTTCGACGTCTTCTCTCGtttcttcggcggcggcggccactTTGGCGGCCACGGTCAGCGCCGCGGACAGGACATCAACGTGCGCGTCGGCATCTCGCTCCGCGACTTCTACAACGGCGTCAACACCGAGTTCCAGTGGGACAAGCAGCACATCTGCGAGGACTGCGGGGGTACAGGCTCCGCCGATGGCACTGTCGACACGTGCGGCGTCTGCCAGGGCCGCGGCATGCGCATCGTCAAACACCAGCTCGCGCCCGGTATGTTCCAGCAGGTCCAGATGCAGTGCGACGCctgcggcggccgcggcaaGAGCATCAAGCACAAGTGCCGCacctgcggcggcgagcgcgTCGTGCGCAAGCCCACGGCGGTGCAGCTCACCGTTACGCGGGGCGCCGCGCGCGACAGCCAGATCGTCTACGAGAACGAGGCCGACGCGAGCCCGGATTACGTCGCTGGCAACCTGGTCGTGAcgctcgccgagaaggagcCCGAGCTCGAACAGGACAACCCGGATCGCGTCGACGGCATTTTCTTCCAGCGCAAGGACAACGACCTGTTTTGGACCGAGGTGCTCTCTCTGCGCGAGGCCTGGATGGGAGACTGGACGCGGAACCTGACACACCTGGATGGCCACATCGTTCGTCTCGGCCGTGACCGTGGCCAGGTCGTGCAGTCGGGCCACGTGGAGACGGTCAAGGGCGAGGGCATGCCAGTGtaccacgacgacggtgacaGCGTGTACCACCAGACCGAGTTTGGCAACCTGTACGTCAAGTACGTCGTCGTGCTGCCGGATCAGATGGAGTCGGGCATGGAGAAGGAGTTCTGGGCTCTCTTTGAGAAGTGGCGCCGCAAgatcggcgtcgacctgcACAAGGACACCGGGCGGCCCGAGAAGCCTGTGGTGCACGACGAATTATGA
- a CDS encoding Secreted protein → MKCHSPIILATSALIFANPATADWQFRSRPDLAPPRLNITIPASAVEPGYLFLAPFAGLPDTPTAQHGPRQAGPYILRDDGDLVWSGYAIYSIWATNFQAARWRGRDVLFSFEGDHNAGYGHGHGHVTILDQHYETIRELRAGNHKLVDKHEFHVVNEETGLIQIYQPVPRDLTPWGAEPEQQWIVNAIIQELDIATGKVLFEWSSLDHVSPDEAILPINPGQAGSGYNSSDAWDYFHINSVDKDDQGNYLISARDACAVHKINGTDGSILWRLGGTNSSFALGDGVDFCFQHHARWLSQASDGDDDDGQEVISLYDNSAHGTEHDSGGEVHTAPTSSGKIIRVDTRTGKAELVQGFYPPDGLRSKSQGSTQILPGGNALVNWGSEGAVTEFAADGTPVFHAYVDSGALGVGVENYRAFRFNWTGLPSEEPAIVSLEDAGGTTLYVSWNGDTETKTWRFYEVSDKHGSREFLGEAKRRSFETSLRVSGRRVNEAVAEAVDERGGVLRGTGIARIEPEVLPITAGKGRQVPRPKVSEGEPVEGAPGKVKGLWEWSAIWIAGWRKTGDL, encoded by the exons ATGAAGTGTCACTCgcccatcatcctcgccacCTCGGCGCTGATTTTTGCGAACCCAGCAACCGCAGACTGGCAATTCCGCTCCCGCCCAGACCTCGCCCCGCCACGCCTCAACATCACCATCCCCGCCTCCGCCGTTGAGCCGGGCTATCTTTTCCTCGCCCCCTTCGCTGGACTCCCCGACACGCCGACGGCACAGCACGGTCCGCGCCAGGCCGGTCCCTACATCCtccgcgacgacggcgacctcgtgTGGTCCGGATACGCCATCTACAGCATCTGGGCGACCAACTTCCAGGCCGCGCGGTGGCGGGGCCGCGACGTGCTCTTCAGCTTCGAGGGCGATCACAACGCCGGGTACGGCCACGGGCACGGGCACGTCACGATCTTGGACCAGCACTACGAAACGATCCGCGAGCTGCGGGCCGGAAACCACAAGCTGGTGGACAAGCATGAGTTCCACGTCGTCAACGAGGAGACGGGACTGATTCAGATCTATCAGCCCGTGCCGAGAGACTTGACGCCGTGGGGCGCCGAGCCTGAGCAGCAGTGGATTGTGAATGCCATCATTCAGG agctcgacatcgccaCCGGAAAGGTCCTTTTTGAGTGGTCGAGTCTAGACCATGTCTCGCCCGACG AAGCGATCCTGCCCATCAACCCGGGCCAGGCTGGCTCCGGCTACAACAGCTCCGACGCCTGGGACTACTTCCACATCAACAGtgtcgacaaggacgaccAGGGAAACTACCTCATCTCGGCCCGCGACGCCTGCGCCGTGCACAAGATCAACGGCACCGACGGGTCCATCCTCTGGCGCCTCGGCGGCACGAACAGCTCTttcgccctcggcgacggcgtcgacttTTGCTTCCAGCACCACGCGCGCTGGCTCTCGCAGGCCagcgatggcgatgacgacgacggacaaGAAGTGATCAGCCTGTACGACAACAGCGCGCACGGCACGGAGCACGACTCTGGCGGCGAGGTTCacacggcgccgacgagcagcGGCAAGATCATCCGTGTCGACACGCGGACCGGCAAAGCGGAGCTCGTGCAGGGGTTCTACCCGCCGGACGGCCTGCGTTCCAAGAGCCAGGGGTCGACGCAGATCCTGCCGGGGGGCAACGCGCTCGTCAACTGGGGGTCCGAGGGCGCCGTGACCGAGTTCGCGGCGGACGGCACGCCCGTGTTCCACGCGTACGTGGACTCGGGCGCCCTCGGTGTCGGGGTGGAGAATTACCGCGCCTTCCGGTTCAACTGGACGGGTCTACCGTCCGAGGAGCCGGCGATCGTCTCGCTCGAAGACGCGGGTGGAACGACATTGTACGTCTCGTGGAACGGGGACACCGAGACCAAAACGTGGCGGTTCTACGAGGTCAGCGACAAGCACGGTTCGAGGGAGTTCCTGGGCGAGGCAAAGAGGAGGAGCTTTGAGACTTCGCTGCGAGTTTCAGGACGGCGCGTCAacgaggccgtggccgaggctGTTGATGAGAGGGGAGGCGTCTTGAGGGGGACGGGCATCGCGAGGATCGAGCCGGAGGTCCTGCCCATCACCGCCGGTAAGGGCCGTCAGGTGCCTCGTCCAAAGGTGTCGGAGGGCGAGCCTGTCGAGGGGGCGCCTGGGAAGGTCAAAGGGCTCTGGGAGTGGTCTGCGATCTGGATTGCTGGGTGGCGCAAGACCGGTGACCTCTGA